Proteins from a single region of Juglans microcarpa x Juglans regia isolate MS1-56 chromosome 5S, Jm3101_v1.0, whole genome shotgun sequence:
- the LOC121268472 gene encoding casparian strip membrane protein 1-like yields the protein MRSGDSTTIDVPESSAIAKGKAPLIAVAKQEKGGWKRGVAIFDFILRLGAIVAALAAVSTMGTSDETLPFFTQFFQFQASYDDLPTFQFFVIAMAIVSGYLVLSLPFSIVSIVRPHAAAPRLLLLILDTVALTLNTSAGAAAAAIVYLAHNGNPNTNWLAICQQFGDFCQKVSGAVVASFVSVVVFMFLILLSALAIRKA from the exons ATGAGGAGCGGTGATTCAACCACAATTGATGTTCCAGAGTCGAGTGCCATTGCCAAAGGAAAAGCGCCTCTTATCGCAGTTGCCAAGCAAGAGAAAGGCGGATGGAAAAGAGGAGTCGCCATTTTCGACTTCATTTTGAGGTTAGGAGCTATAGTGGCTGCTCTGGCAGCCGTATCCACCATGGGTACTAGTGATGAGACTCTTCCCTTCTTCACACAGTTCTTCCAGTTCCAAGCCAGTTATGATGATTTACCCACTTTTCA GTTTTTCGTCATTGCAATGGCCATAGTTAGTGGCTACCTTGTActttcccttcctttttccATAGTATCCATTGTTCGTCCCCATGCAGCCGCACCAAGACTACTGCTACTCATTTTGGACACA GTGGCACTTACTCTAAACACTTCTGCTGGTGCTGCGGCCGCTGCCATAGTCTACTTGGCTCACAATGGCAATCCCAACACGAATTGGCTCGCTATTTGCCAGCAATTTGGTGATTTCTGCCAGAAAGTCAGTGGGGCTGTGGTGGCATCGTTTGTTTCGGTTGTTGTGTTCATGTTCCTTATTCTTCTGTCTGCTTTGGCCATCCGAAAGGCTTAA